A genome region from Pseudomonas sp. S06B 330 includes the following:
- a CDS encoding OprD family porin, producing MNNLRPAGLLTSLALSFSVQAAEPDFFKDATATLQARNYYFSRDFSGIVGANQQSKAEEWGQGFILNFKSGYTPGIVGVGLDAIGLLGIKLDSSPDRTGTGLLPVQDDGRAADEYSRAGATLKLHYSKTELKVGELQTNLPILQYNDSRLLPPTYQGASISSSEINGLTLQAGHLSSTSLRNEAGDEKLIAMLGHLPQRQADSDAFNFAGGDYSFNANRSTLSLWYGRLEDIYQQGFVGLKHSQPVGDWVLGANIGYFSAKEQGESRIGDIDNQAFYSLLSAKRGGHTFSVGYQGIFGENAFPRVFPNISPLGNEVPTYEFSYADERSWQVRYDYDFVAMGVPGLTATVRYLKGNNVDTGLGFEGKEHERDLDLGYAVQSGVFKGLGIRLRNAMARSNYRSDIDENRVILSYTWTLL from the coding sequence ATGAACAACCTCCGTCCAGCCGGGTTGCTAACTTCGCTCGCCCTGAGTTTCTCTGTCCAGGCCGCCGAACCGGACTTCTTCAAGGACGCCACGGCGACGCTACAAGCGCGCAATTACTACTTCAGCCGTGATTTCTCCGGCATAGTCGGCGCCAATCAACAGTCCAAGGCCGAGGAGTGGGGGCAGGGCTTCATCCTCAATTTCAAGTCAGGTTACACCCCGGGAATCGTTGGCGTTGGCCTCGATGCCATCGGCCTGCTCGGCATCAAGCTCGACAGCAGCCCTGACCGCACCGGTACCGGCCTGCTGCCAGTTCAGGACGATGGCCGCGCGGCGGATGAATACAGCCGGGCAGGCGCCACTTTGAAGCTGCACTACTCAAAAACCGAACTCAAGGTCGGTGAACTGCAGACCAATCTGCCGATCCTGCAGTACAACGATTCACGCCTGCTGCCGCCAACCTACCAAGGCGCCAGCATCAGCTCATCCGAGATTAATGGCCTGACCTTGCAGGCTGGGCACCTGAGCTCCACCAGCCTGCGCAACGAAGCCGGTGATGAAAAGCTGATAGCCATGCTTGGACACTTACCGCAGCGTCAGGCCGACAGTGATGCCTTCAATTTTGCCGGGGGCGACTACAGCTTCAACGCCAACCGCAGCACTTTGAGCCTCTGGTATGGCCGACTTGAGGATATCTATCAGCAGGGTTTTGTCGGGCTCAAGCACAGTCAGCCGGTGGGCGATTGGGTGTTAGGGGCAAACATTGGGTATTTCAGCGCCAAGGAGCAGGGCGAAAGCCGTATCGGCGACATCGACAACCAGGCGTTCTATTCGCTGCTGTCGGCCAAGCGTGGCGGGCATACGTTCAGCGTGGGTTATCAGGGAATATTTGGCGAGAACGCTTTTCCTCGAGTATTTCCGAACATTTCACCATTGGGTAACGAAGTGCCGACCTATGAGTTTTCGTATGCCGATGAACGCTCCTGGCAGGTGCGTTATGACTACGACTTCGTCGCCATGGGCGTACCAGGGTTGACCGCCACCGTGCGCTACCTGAAGGGCAACAACGTTGACACCGGTCTGGGCTTTGAGGGCAAGGAGCATGAACGTGATCTGGACCTGGGCTATGCGGTGCAGAGCGGTGTGTTCAAAGGGCTGGGGATCCGTCTGCGCAATGCCATGGCGCGGTCGAACTATCGCTCGGATATTGATGAAAATCGGGTGATTCTGAGTTACACCTGGACCTTGTTGTAA
- a CDS encoding aromatic acid/H+ symport family MFS transporter produces MRAIDINSLIDQAKFNAFHWRVLFWCALIIIFDGYDLVIYGVVLPALMQEWGMTPLQAGALGSYALFGMMFGALLFGPLSDRIGRKKAIMICVILFSGFTVLNGFARNPTEFGICRFLAGLGIGGVMPNVVALMNEYAPKRMRSTLVAIMFSGYSVGGMLSAGLGIVLLPAFGWQSVFYVAIIPLLLLPLILRFLPESLGFLVRQGRTEQARQLLQRVEPSYQPQPGDRLEVVTGAQDGGSVPQLFREGRTLSTLMLWVAFFCCLLMVYALNSWLPKLMNNAGYGLGSSLAFLLVLNFGAIFGAVGGGWIGDRFRLDRVLVVFFALAALSISLLGFKSPTAVLYLLIAIAGATTIGTQILAYACVAQYYPMGIRSTGLGWASGIGRSGAIVGPILGGLLLGIQLPLALNFMAFAVPGAVAAVAMMVFASRSVAQAHAELQSAV; encoded by the coding sequence ATGCGAGCGATCGATATCAATAGCCTGATCGATCAGGCCAAGTTCAATGCCTTTCACTGGCGGGTGCTGTTCTGGTGCGCGCTGATCATCATCTTCGACGGCTATGACCTGGTCATTTATGGCGTGGTGTTGCCGGCGTTGATGCAGGAGTGGGGCATGACCCCGTTGCAGGCCGGTGCCCTGGGCAGCTACGCGCTGTTTGGCATGATGTTCGGTGCCTTGTTGTTCGGGCCGCTGTCGGACCGCATCGGGCGCAAGAAAGCCATCATGATCTGTGTGATCCTCTTCAGCGGCTTCACTGTGCTCAATGGTTTTGCCCGCAACCCTACCGAGTTTGGCATCTGTCGCTTCCTGGCGGGTTTGGGCATCGGCGGGGTGATGCCCAATGTGGTGGCATTGATGAACGAGTATGCCCCCAAGCGCATGCGCAGCACCCTGGTGGCGATCATGTTCAGCGGCTACTCGGTCGGCGGCATGCTCTCCGCAGGTTTGGGCATCGTTCTGTTGCCGGCGTTTGGCTGGCAGTCGGTGTTCTACGTGGCAATCATCCCTTTGCTGCTGTTGCCGTTGATCCTGCGCTTTTTGCCCGAATCCCTGGGATTTCTGGTGCGTCAGGGACGTACTGAACAAGCCCGCCAACTGCTGCAGCGGGTAGAGCCCAGTTATCAACCGCAGCCGGGCGATCGCCTGGAGGTGGTCACCGGTGCTCAGGACGGTGGCTCGGTGCCGCAGTTGTTTCGTGAAGGCCGGACACTGAGCACCTTGATGCTCTGGGTGGCGTTCTTCTGCTGCCTGTTGATGGTCTATGCGCTCAACTCCTGGCTGCCAAAACTGATGAACAATGCCGGTTACGGTTTGGGCTCGAGCCTGGCTTTTCTTCTTGTGCTCAACTTCGGTGCGATTTTCGGCGCGGTGGGCGGCGGCTGGATTGGTGATCGCTTCAGGCTCGACCGGGTCCTGGTGGTGTTCTTTGCACTGGCAGCGTTGTCGATCAGCCTGTTGGGTTTCAAGAGCCCGACAGCAGTGCTGTACCTGCTAATTGCCATTGCAGGGGCCACCACAATCGGCACGCAGATTCTGGCGTACGCCTGTGTCGCTCAGTACTACCCGATGGGCATTCGCTCCACGGGCCTTGGCTGGGCGTCGGGGATTGGTCGCAGTGGGGCGATTGTTGGGCCGATTCTGGGCGGTCTGCTGCTGGGGATTCAGCTGCCGCTGGCGCTGAACTTCATGGCTTTTGCCGTGCCGGGGGCCGTGGCGGCGGTCGCGATGATGGTGTTTGCCAGTCGGAGTGTGGCGCAGGCCCACGCTGAGTTGCAGTCAGCGGTCTAG
- a CDS encoding AraC family transcriptional regulator — translation MSSHLLSERSCVFQRADPYAVSEYVNQHVGGHSLSLPRTGDLQASINHRKFASLDLCRLSYGGKARITSPALGTLYHLQILLKGHCRSSCRGDEHHYVPGELLLINPDDPVDLTYSADCEKFILKLPVNLLEQACLEQRWQLPDGGIRFSRARHVTGELEGFIGLLGLICAEAESTDSLLQVQEHYGRIVASKLLSLLGNNVQRAEPVQQTHSFEQLAAYIDAHLEQDISVAQLMNVARVSERSLYTLFERHAGLSPKGYVRQRKLERIHAALQDPASSVRNVTEIALDYGFLHLGRFAESYRQRFGELPSATFKRHR, via the coding sequence ATGAGCAGCCACCTGTTGAGCGAGCGTAGTTGTGTGTTTCAGCGCGCCGACCCTTATGCCGTGTCCGAGTATGTGAATCAGCATGTCGGTGGTCATAGCCTGAGCTTGCCCAGGACTGGCGACCTGCAGGCGAGCATCAATCACCGAAAATTTGCCAGCCTGGATCTGTGCCGCCTCAGTTACGGTGGCAAGGCACGGATTACTTCGCCCGCGCTAGGTACCCTGTATCACCTGCAGATTCTGCTCAAGGGCCATTGCCGGTCCAGCTGTCGTGGCGACGAGCATCACTACGTGCCCGGAGAACTACTGCTGATCAACCCGGACGATCCGGTAGACCTGACGTATTCTGCCGACTGCGAGAAGTTCATCCTCAAGCTGCCGGTCAACTTGTTGGAGCAGGCTTGCCTGGAGCAGCGCTGGCAGTTGCCCGATGGCGGCATTCGCTTCAGCCGTGCGCGTCATGTCACCGGGGAGCTGGAAGGGTTTATCGGCCTGCTCGGGTTGATCTGCGCAGAGGCGGAATCTACTGACTCGCTGCTGCAGGTACAGGAGCATTACGGACGCATCGTTGCCAGCAAGCTGCTCAGTTTGCTGGGCAACAACGTGCAGCGTGCTGAACCTGTGCAGCAAACCCATTCGTTTGAACAGTTGGCGGCCTACATCGATGCCCATCTGGAGCAGGACATCAGTGTTGCGCAACTGATGAATGTGGCGCGGGTCAGTGAGCGTTCCCTGTACACCTTGTTCGAACGGCATGCCGGCTTGTCACCCAAGGGCTATGTGCGCCAGCGCAAGCTTGAGCGGATTCATGCTGCCTTGCAGGACCCGGCAAGCTCGGTGCGCAACGTCACCGAGATCGCTCTGGACTACGGATTTTTGCACCTGGGGCGCTTTGCCGAGAGCTATCGCCAACGCTTCGGCGAGCTGCCGTCGGCCACCTTCAAACGGCATCGCTGA
- a CDS encoding LysR family transcriptional regulator, with protein MELRHLRYFRVLAQTLNFTRAAEQLHIAQPPLSRQIRQLEETLGVELLERSRPLRLTEAGRYFYEQSAMLLDQLEQISEGTRRIANSERQWLRIGFAPSTLYDLLPELIRQLRRNEALELGLQEMITLQQVEALKAGRIDIGFGRIHINDPAIDQQVLRQDPLVVALPCGHPLIGQPIDLVRLAFEPFVLYPATPRPSYADHIMALFAGQGLAVHVIQWTNELQTALGLVAAGLGITLVPASVQRQHRDDIVYAPLSESAAVSPIILSRRLGDNSPQVRHCLELIKRMADH; from the coding sequence ATGGAACTGCGCCATCTGCGTTACTTCCGGGTGCTCGCGCAGACCCTCAACTTCACCCGCGCTGCCGAGCAATTGCACATTGCCCAACCGCCCTTGAGCCGGCAGATACGTCAGTTGGAGGAAACCCTGGGGGTCGAGCTGCTGGAGCGCAGCCGTCCACTGCGCCTGACCGAAGCTGGGCGCTACTTTTACGAACAAAGTGCGATGCTGCTTGATCAGCTTGAACAGATTTCCGAAGGTACGCGGAGGATAGCCAATAGCGAGCGACAATGGCTGCGCATTGGTTTCGCCCCTTCGACCTTGTATGACCTGTTACCGGAGCTGATTCGCCAATTGCGCCGCAACGAAGCGTTGGAGCTGGGTCTGCAGGAAATGATCACCCTGCAACAGGTCGAAGCACTAAAAGCCGGACGCATCGATATCGGCTTTGGTCGCATCCACATCAACGACCCAGCCATCGACCAGCAGGTACTGCGCCAAGACCCGCTGGTGGTGGCCCTGCCCTGCGGCCATCCGTTGATCGGCCAGCCGATTGATCTGGTGCGCCTGGCCTTTGAACCTTTTGTCCTCTATCCGGCCACGCCGCGTCCGAGTTATGCCGATCACATCATGGCGTTGTTCGCCGGCCAAGGGCTCGCGGTGCACGTTATCCAGTGGACCAACGAGCTACAAACCGCGCTCGGTCTAGTGGCCGCGGGCCTGGGGATAACGTTGGTGCCCGCTTCGGTCCAGCGCCAGCACCGCGACGATATTGTTTATGCACCACTGAGCGAATCAGCGGCGGTTTCACCGATTATCCTCAGTCGCCGCCTTGGGGATAACTCGCCGCAGGTCAGGCATTGCCTCGAACTGATCAAGCGCATGGCCGACCACTAA
- the hcnC gene encoding cyanide-forming glycine dehydrogenase subunit HcnC has product MNRTYDVVIAGGGVIGASCAYQLSKRKNLKIALIDAKRPGNATRASAGGLWAIGESVGLGCGVIFFRMMSAQHKRQAHGAAVAVDASTPHILPQSFFDFALQSNALYPQLHQELIERHGMDFKFERTGLKYVIYDDEDQLYAEHIVAQIPHLAEQVHWLDRQTLRRAEPAVSHQARGALEFLCDHQVSPFRLADAYMEAARQNGVDLFHNTNVTGVLHQGSRVSGVLTAEEGTFHCQTLINAAGAWAAELSEQATGLRIPVSPVKGQIILTERMPKLLQGCLTTSDCYMAQKDNGEILIGSTTEDKGFDVSNTFPEINGLVQGAIRCIPQLAQINLKRTWAGLRPGSPDELPILGPVPEVSGYLNACGHFRTGILTSAITGVMIDKALHEETSPVDITPFLAERFYSGPVDKTMAIG; this is encoded by the coding sequence ATGAACAGAACCTATGACGTAGTCATTGCCGGCGGTGGCGTTATCGGCGCCTCCTGCGCTTATCAGCTGTCCAAACGCAAGAATCTGAAGATCGCCCTGATTGATGCCAAACGCCCCGGCAATGCTACGCGGGCTTCGGCGGGTGGCTTATGGGCGATAGGTGAGTCGGTTGGCCTGGGCTGCGGGGTGATTTTCTTTCGGATGATGTCGGCCCAGCATAAGCGCCAGGCACACGGTGCTGCCGTGGCCGTGGATGCCAGTACGCCGCATATCCTGCCGCAGTCGTTTTTCGACTTTGCCCTGCAATCCAATGCACTTTATCCACAGCTGCACCAAGAGTTGATCGAGCGTCACGGCATGGACTTCAAGTTCGAACGCACAGGCCTGAAGTATGTGATCTACGACGATGAAGACCAGCTGTACGCCGAACACATCGTCGCGCAAATCCCGCACCTGGCCGAGCAGGTGCACTGGCTCGATCGCCAGACCCTGCGCCGGGCGGAACCGGCGGTCAGCCATCAGGCGCGTGGTGCTCTGGAGTTTCTCTGTGATCACCAAGTCAGCCCATTCCGCCTGGCGGATGCCTATATGGAAGCCGCGCGCCAGAATGGTGTGGATCTTTTCCACAACACCAATGTCACCGGTGTGCTGCACCAAGGTTCGCGGGTCAGTGGTGTGCTGACCGCCGAAGAAGGCACCTTTCATTGCCAGACCTTGATCAATGCCGCCGGTGCCTGGGCAGCTGAACTCAGTGAACAGGCCACAGGCCTGCGCATTCCGGTTTCTCCGGTGAAGGGCCAGATCATTCTCACCGAGCGCATGCCCAAGCTGCTGCAGGGTTGCCTGACCACCAGTGATTGCTACATGGCGCAGAAGGACAACGGCGAAATCCTGATAGGCAGCACCACCGAAGATAAGGGCTTCGACGTCAGCAACACCTTCCCGGAAATCAACGGCTTGGTGCAGGGCGCAATTCGCTGTATTCCGCAGCTGGCGCAGATCAATCTCAAACGTACCTGGGCCGGCTTGCGGCCGGGATCTCCCGATGAGTTGCCCATCCTTGGACCGGTGCCGGAGGTGTCCGGTTATCTGAATGCCTGTGGACACTTTCGCACCGGTATCCTGACCTCGGCGATCACCGGGGTGATGATCGACAAGGCACTGCACGAGGAAACCTCGCCTGTGGATATCACCCCATTCCTGGCTGAACGCTTCTACTCCGGGCCTGTGGATAAAACTATGGCCATTGGATAA